The nucleotide sequence ATACCTAATCCAGTAATATGCAATAATTGCAGAACTGCTCTAAAATCAGCTTATGATTTTAAGATACGGTGTTTGTTTGTTGAAAAGAAAATCCAACAGCATATTGAAGCGCAAGTTGGTTTTAATGAAATTAGTTATGATCTATCACATATATCTACTGATGATGTACCTCCTTTGAACAAATTAGCATTACTTGTCCCCAAAATAGAGGAAACAGAAGAACCAACCACTTTACAacctgaaaaatttttaaaggtgAGTCTGTGGAAAAAACTGAAGAACATCAATAACAGTTTAGATTATACAAAATTCTTATAATATCTTtgtattttaacaataataatattattatgttatataatataatataatctcAATCTGCTCAGATTGTAGCCATACAAATCAAGTACTACAAAATCTGGTGAGTTATGGCTGCAAATTCGAGTGCCTGGTCACTGGGGTAACAAATGCAACCTTGTGTGTCCCttaccaaacaactgctccaatTAAAAAATCGGGAAATCCGACTAGTGACTGGCACGGGCATCTAAGATGCAATCTCCACACCATGGGTATCACGGACGATCCAGAGTGCCGCTGATACATGCAGGAGGATGGAACTGCAGACCACGTCTTCTGTGAGTGCCTAGTACTCAAACGAGCGCGAACCTCACAGCCTGATGACATCAAAAGGTTCAAGCCAAAGTACTTGATCGGCTTCAAAAGGACATCAGCCTTTGCTAACGTCAAATGGGGCACTATCTGGAGCCCTATATATGCTCAACGACCCCATAATACTATTATGAACTATTAACTGGGTTTGTGAAAACTAATGTAATTatgtaaatgaatttttgaccaaatttcaaCAATGAAGATTGTTGTGATATTTGTTCTTGAAAGTGTGTCATTCCTACCTGGGTGgtgatgaaataaattttaaatgattttggtttttttcattataaaatcccacactatttttttgttataaaaaatttattatttgatgtgATGTTCTTAGATACAAAGTGAAGAGCCTATTCCAACATTAGAATCAGAGGATCTATCATGTAGTACTAATAAAGAAACTTCAGACGAAACACTTAATATTAGACCTGTAAAATCTCATAAGCCCTATAAGCATTACCCAAGAGGACGAGTGAGTGTAAATAGACTGTATTCCCCTACTGATGAATTTGtatgtaatttttgtaatgaaagCTACAAAAGCTTACAGTTTCTAAGAAAACACAATAATATATGTTCCAAATGTAAGTAGCATTCTCAATATAACAAGATAATATTTATGCCAAATTAAGTATTGTATATACTAGCATAGAGGATTTAGAGTAACCAAGtgtttttatgttaaattttaacatctattcaaaagtttttatataaattattatataacaattttttgtgaagttgtaaaaaaattaataacagaaTATGAACAACTGttacataaatatcaatttactGGTAATTAACATTAATtacatcaaatttgaaatacatataatcagtaataagaaatttttttatatatatttcatggaacaaaataatgtaatttttttccattaaaacatgaattttgcaaacaattttttttaattgtagatTTTAATGATCCCAACTAAAActctaattttattaaaaaattagaatgtacaagtatttgtattttttgacaaatagaAGAGATGTTAATTTGCCActataaaacgttttttttttagcCACACAGAAGGAaactactaaaaatattttaacaaaaaggcCACACCTCCCTACAAAAGctaaaaatcatttgaaaaaatggttattCAGGCATACAGATGTAAGTTCTTAGTTGTTTAAGTGATTACTGTACTTATGTATACATCACGAtcataattcatatatttttttgataatttatgaaCATAAGTTGTCTTGAGGTgcatttttcaattctcttttGAATGACATGCAAAAAACAAAAAGGCATTTTTTGAACTTACCGGGTCCTAGAATTTAAGCAACGATATTCCCGCGAAAGTAGTTGCCTTGCCTTTCAAAAAACGTTTGtcatttgataatatttactGGTGTTACTAGTTTTctctatctttaaaaaaaacctGAAGTTTATGAAGTTATTTTTATGGCTATTTGAAATTGAGTGAAATATtagatatttaatatatataggattttatcatttgaatttttctataattaaacCATGTCCAAACACCCAATGATGTTACGCAAATACGttattagataaaattattcatttcaaacACTGATGGttcatttttctgtaatatttagaaaaaatgtgaCTCCAAGAAACTTGATATTAGCATGGTGATAGATCAAGTGAATAAGGAGGGTGGTTTATAACatagtttaatttttcgtttccTCATTTTATATGATGCTTCAGACTCGTTTTTTTGTTGTAGCATCCTTATCCTACAGACCAAGAGAAACAGATGTTAATGCAAGAAACCAATTTATCACTTCTACAAGTTGAAAATTGGTTCATAAATGCTAGAAGAAGGATTTTGCAGGACCTTACGAAACTTAAGAGGAGGGGTTTGAGAACAGGTATCCATTGTTTGTATCTTTTGCAAAATATTGAGATTTGTGGTTTTAAGAGGCAgctttatatataaatagattCAAAAATGTGAGACCGATGTTGAGGCTAGGAaagttaatgaaatattttttatacaagttcCTATACacttaaaattgtttatttaaagtaataaataacAGCATCTCAATTTGTGAAATAGTTAGacttttattcatttgtttgaTGGTcccattgatatttttaaaaccttTTGCATTTAGTGTTTCACAGTTATTAGCCAGACAAatattctaatgaaaaatttagtaaGCATTTTGTAACATATACTAATGCCAAATTCAATTATTCACTATATTTACCTTATAGGTAGATAAGCAATCCGTTGAATCGATTGTGATATTTTGTCCATAATCTCCTTATAATTGAAGATTTATCCAGTCACATATGAACCATGTAAAGTACCCCTTCATCTACTGTaatgcatttttcaaatataaccaGAAAATCAGCCCagttttaatgtaaaataaagGCGACTCCACAGCTTGAGAAAGGGAAGCATGTACAGCAGTGGAAGAGATGGCACCGAGTTGTTTAAGGAAGCCACAAATGACACCCCCAACACGGTAACTCCGCATTTCATAAGCAGTTATACATCAGGGACACTgtagagaaggcgaaggaccactctgATTACATCTTTTCTTATCGAAGAAGGTTAGAAAGGATTTACCCGAGGCAGCGAAAACACACACCCACATCAAGACATCAAGAATAAGAAGACAAGGGTGCATAGCCAACAGGATAACTTCCTAAGTAATACTAGCAAGGAGGGCAAGTAAAATCTGTTCATCTGGCTTCGGCGTATTCGTTATCATCATACTGACTCCtggagtattttattttcttcactgaCGCTGCTCGGAGCAAGTGGAGCATACCACGATGAAAAACTGGCGCCCGAGGCAATCCTATACCTGAGCTGTGGCGTTAAACCGTCATGTAGCGACGAAAGAGCGTTACACTACgaaggaataataaaaataaatcaatcacattttatttatttattattagaaccaacattaaaaattttattgaaataaattttattttttgttcaaattttattttcacgttTCCATTAATAACGTTTATGATCGCTTAAGAACCAATAATTCATGtcaaagtttttgataaatctCCAGAATTAATGGATTTCTTACCTTGTAATGAACAGTACTAGGAAAACATTGGATTCTTCTTGATATATCAAGCTTATCAAATATACTATTCTCAAAATAACTTTCTGCTACAGTAGAGCTTCTTCATCCATCATATTATTTAAAGAAGTGATATTCACTTTTacagttaaatttataaatgaagaatTTCTTCGATTATGTTACTGATAATAAGAATTGTCCagctcctcaaaatagacaTTACATTTTCTCTTCATTGTTGCGAAATCGAGCCGTTGTTTCAAgcctgggaacagaaaataatccgaggaagCTGAATCTGTCGAATAGGGGGCACGAGGTAGCAATTGAaagtttaattcattaattttggccattgcaataacagatatgtaagctggtgcattgtcttgatgaaacaacactttcttcttagccgtttttgcttgatttctttttttttttcaagttcgaaatagttcattattgatggttaccaaacaaatactaactactgccatctctaggttaggccaggtacttcaAGGACCATCCTCGTTGAGTTTAAGACACATTCTATTCTCATATAAAACTTTCTAAGAcactaatacaaaaaaatatctggTTTTGTAGTGCGAGAATTGCAGTTAAAATTTCAGGAGTATCACAAAAATAagagaattttattatataacaaGCTTAGACTGAATAATAATTAACAGTCTGTGAACCACAAGGTGTGTTTGTAAATAAGAGAAGGCTGTAGTATGTAACTAATAGTGCTTGACGTATTACTCATATCTAAAGAAAACTCATACAAAGGAGAATGTGGAGGGTATCAAGCCAATCAACATTTTTGGCGGATTTGCAGCAATCACAAGAATAAGCCATTCTCATTGTTGAAACAGTTGGAAATTACCCAGGAAATTTTAGCTGCGAAtctcaatattttatgtattttcatAATTACACTTTTTCTTCAGCCGAAGATATATATGACTCTCCTCTTGGTCTAGAGATGGATTATGAAGATTTAGTCCCGCAAACGGCAATAAGCGGCCAATCACCCGAGGAAGGAATAAATCCTCTAGAAGAAGTCGACTTACCTGCCCCTTCTGAAGTTTTGGTCAAGGAAGAACCGgaagatattgaagaagaaCAAGTAGATCTGGCAAAAGTGAAATGTGAAGTATTGGAAAACCggtaactttttataaaatgacTTTTAAATGAGTATAATATGACTGATCTTCAAAATGGCATAGTGGGAAAAGTAATATCTAgggatttttttaaaagctgCATTTAAAAATGTGATAATGAGCGTAGTAtcttataaaaatagatttctaTGTCAAACCAAATTAATCCAAAAGTATTGCATATTTTAACAATTGGCGCATGTACGTCGTATCATTGAGGTTCCTCCATTTTCTTATCAGGATTTTAAGAAATCTTGCATACAATACATCACAGTCTTAAAGGCCGCTTCACATGATGCAATAAAATgtacaagaaattgcatgcaattctttgcaagataaaaatattgcatagacgaatattgcgcgaaagctgcaattctagggtGAAATCTATTTGCTTTTGTTTTATGAACCAATGTGTCCATCAGGCTCCAAAAGCAAGACATCAGTAGACTTAATTATTGACATTGATCCACTCTCCACTTTGTTACttacttagttttgttattatcatttttaaactggtcacaaaatattaaatataattttaggtgagatatttattcaattcactCATGGAATTTATGTTAGGGACAACCATTATGCAATGGCAAGATACTTGTATAATGCCAAGCGAATTGCAATATTCATCTATGGAATATTTTTAccttgcaagaaattgcatacaATTTCTTGCAAGTTGTATTGCACCATATCAAGTTGCCTTAATATCATCACTTCTTACTAGAATCTttctgattttttgaaatatttattttccacgATTTTTTCTAATTCGATTATTGGGTCAGAGGAGACAATGGAATGTGATGACAACGAAATGCAATGTACGACTAGTTGAAATAATACATGTTTATAATTGATTAACGGCTTccaatatttatcatttttataaacagTAAAAACAAGAGCATTTTTCATTGGTAAATTCTTTTTgtgattaaattttcaaattagtaattttaataagaaaagaaATTCCGCGGCATTTTGAATATCACTTTTTGTATcgtaatttttaatcaaaatcaaatttattcttaaaagGAAAACTCGAGTATTTGTTGGCAAGATAAATTAACGATTTGAAGTAACTTCATGAGTTGTTTTAACATGGACGCGTTATTCTCTATATTGTTGAATGAAATTTCACCAAAATGACTTTTATTTTATGCTGAATATCAagtgaaaaatactttttaatcatAAGTGACAGGCATTAATATGAGCTTCGTAAGCTTTAGCCTAGTTATGAGGCGCGGGCGTCATCATTGCTATTAAAATGTCattacaaatgaaatattttaaataggaCTTAGTTTCTCAGTTTAAAATTGAACATATTAagaaattttgatcaaaatactAGACATTACTATTTCCAAACAGTCAATCtatacgaataaaaattttaggtaAAAATTAAGTGTTCTTCTAAGGTGAGGTTGGcaatatttactttatttaatctttaatatttttgttattaagtgaaaaataactgttatttttaaGTCAGACCCTAATTGAGTCTCTAATGTGTTTTTTGTACGAAATGATGGTGGGggaagtatttattttttttttttttagttatagtgaaaatataaaagggtttatttaatttgtacaaaCACGAAATGTTCTTTCATTTTATAGTTGCAAACTGCCTAGGATCAATATTCAATTGGAtattgacaatatatttttttctataatattattGTCGTTAAACCACATTTTAATTTCACTTCAGGGTTCAATGACTTGTGATTCTGGTTAGTTCTGATTTCATTCTGAGTTTTCTTATTCTGGTCTATGGCATTGTGATACAGCTTATTGTATGTAATTCATCCAGAAATTACAAATGTGTTTTATACAATATCTGCAGATCTTAATGTACCAAAAGAAAGAGACAACATATGCAATGTTGCAACTTTCACTTTTCTGTTTGGtagatatatttaaattagtatcgtttaaaaaacaaatattttttataaatttccacctaacaaaaattccaaaatacaaaaaaatgctagatttgataattatttttagattgtagGTTTTGCACTATTTGATGTGAACAATaacttttttactttaaattacTGGAAAGGCACTTCCATTATTtcaagttggaatttctaggACTGatgttgatattcatattgaacacactgtttaatTACCAGAACACTAACATTCAACATTATAATGTTATTGTCAACTGGCGGATGCCGTGACCAACTTTCCAACGGTTCAACCACCCATTACTTGCAGTAAACTATTGATCAccattcattaaattgtttAGTTGCACAGCTTTTTTGTACAAGAGGTCCACTTTATGGTGTTCCTTTTTCTCTCTCTTGGACAAACCATAAAAAGAGAATTCCATCGACTTTGTCAAACTTAGAAACTTTGGATGTTTAGCGATTTCCAAAAATTTGGCTAGACGATGATGCTGTGCAGAACTGCTTCAGCTTGGTACGTTTTTTCCAATCAGAAATTGTTGTCTTGCCTACTCCAAATACTACTGCTAGCTTTGTAACACTCTCGCCTTTATCTAAGCGATTCATAACCTCGGGTTTTTCTTTTAAGGTACAAGTCGTATGTTTACGTTTGGTACCGGTAGTCATTATGTTTAATAACTAAGAACGTTAATCACAGATATGTAGTTTTAGTCAACAGTCGAACACTGCAATAAAAACTGACGCAGGTAAACAAACCGTAATACAATAGTCCTATACAACACTCGAACACTGCAACTAAAACTGACGCAGATAAACCAGCTGTAAAAAAATTACCGAGCGAGGCAAGGGGTAAAGATGCGCATGACGCACCGTTGATGATTCAACGTATCGTCTGTCGTCAGAAATACTTGAATACATACCACGTTTTGTTAATTCTTTCTGTTGTCCCGTTCCTCGAGTTTTCGAAATacgaagaattatttttttccatttagcATTTGAATGATACGATTTAAAAGTAGGgaaatgttttgttatttataaatatgtacaaaaaacaACGTTTATTCCTTTGAAAACGATTGTTGAGTTAATCCGAATTTTCACAGTGAATATCCCTATTTCAAAGTTACcagaaatttttcttatattgaaattattacgtaaattttatttttttacttaatttaaaatttttcttaatagcTCTCTTGAAAAATACTCATTTTTCGCAAGTTTCTTTAACTCGAATATACGTTCTAAATCAAATCAAAGTGcttgttgatttttattcattagaAGGCCTAGGTCAAACTACAAGTTTGAATTTACTAATTAAATGTATGACGAcgacacttttttttatatgaaataactaattattacatttttgtgATCACATTGAGAAAACTATCCATTCAGTGAAAGCCAATTTATTCAACGATTTAAGATGAATCATTATTACAGCATCTATTGGTGATCAAGAAATATGTACGTATTAAACAtgacaaaaatcaatattaataagtgaaaaaagtatattgaaaaatagtgGTTAGCATATCAGATTCACTGTGTTCTacaatagggtacttgcatggtttgagaCAAAAATAGTTGtggatagtttatatacaatctttattataattttttattctttgactaatatttatagagaaaaaaataattaaaaattttgtaggtagtttaaatatttcagtaaggccgccatattgcgtgacgttataggtataaaataaacactgaacatatgatacaaagtaaatatgACAGATTTCCCAAAATAAGCGTTATGAAAAATGGTGTATAAATCATGATAAatctaataaagttttttatgaaCTTAGAATATACTACACCAAAAAAGGTTTGAAAGTGTTGGTCGTTTAGACGATCCTGTAAGATGTAATTATTTGTGTtgccaggatcattttaatataagtaagatttaacttcttttaatattttatagtaattaagtttattatgcttttaatttttaacctGATTATGTaattatgtttatgtttatatatagaCAAATGTTTAATCtatacgtaactaataaataaaaactggaTTATAATAGCACTCGCTACGTTTcaggcaacgataacctcgtgataatcaagcagacaactgctcaatgtttttattaaacctatgatgtcacaactgaaaaccaatgagaatcgtttttttttggtgttgttaaaaatttgaaatttttgcgattttcaattaaatatttagatattattttttaacttttaattaaatactttactttctgacattatttcataataagaacttataaaataaatactttttaaaaaatgcaagtaccctattagATTAAAATCAGTTTATTTATCTTACTGTCATAGGCCTTTGCACTAttcagtatttaaaaaaaattatttttatactattgTTAATCCTTTATTTTTGTATGGTTACGTTTATTTAAGAGCCTTATATCATTGGTGTACTTCTATTAATTCATCAAATCTATATTTAGTCAAAATTATCGATCAGAAAAAGTGATAGCACCGAACCactttaatatagaaaaaatatatgcgaggcataaatatattaatttttcactttatacataatttttattatattttatactttgtattgttgatttgaagataaaaatatGCGCTTTCATTTTTGGAGTACTACAATGATACGAACTcttattattgtcaaaaatttatatttataaagcTTTATTAAATGGTTCGTCCTTTATACTTTTGATATCCCGTTTGTAAATCGCAGTTAGACAAACTGAATCACGTTTCTGCTTAATTTATTgagtaaaatttgtttattttcatatacctagtatttttattttatgaagaattttatTACGTTTGTATACACCAAAATACCTGTTACATATTTATTAGATTATTGTctgtaaatatattaataataataaatgtatttttattttttatgttcaaatataGTAAAAGTTCAGTCTAAatcaatttgttatttatacatCAGATTACTTAAGGGAAGTCGTGAAAAGAAAAtctccaaaaaaaaatagttggaaatattattttttatctatctaCAGTTTGAAGTGTGTAGCAGTATACAGCAGTAATGTGCAATTCCgtgttgtataaaaaattctcaagGACGACTATACTTTATCAAATCATTTGgtgtttctaaaatatatttcagttaCTCTAGTGGCATTGTGTAGACAAAAACACTTAGGAAAcagtaagtttattttaatgGATTTGTTGGAGACAACGATTCAACGGATTGtgcaaattaataaaattttgtaagcAAACTTCAGTCGTTGAACTATACATtctttcttatttgaaataaaacaccAGCTGTGTTAAGAAAAATGGTTACAATTGAAaagtgtatgaaaaaaaaaacaaaataagtttaTCTTTGATTTAATTGATACAATCAAAATACATGTAGCCTTACTAACAAATATTgcgttaataaaaaatactcgCTTTTTTATCCgttgattgaaaaatgaaactacttccaacaaaaacaaaaacaattgtAACAAAACATTCCAACAACAATAtgaaacaagaagaaaaagttaGAGGAAGTAGTTTCTCTTTCATACAATCTTCGAGGCAAAAAcctagtttttttataattctaaaattttcatcCTAAAGGTATTTTCCTTAGATCTAGTTAACTGAGTATTCAGCGTATACATAATATAGTCATAAGAAGCATCAATACCTAAAAGTATCTGAAATTCAAGCTGTTCAAAAAGTATTATCACATCACTATTGTTTCTTTGTATTTGTAATTCATTTCTATCTGTATACTCATGATTCAAGTACGCCTAGaacgtaaaaaatttttgacaatataaaaTAGTTACAACTCAAATTTCtcagcattttttttttttagattgaaatattttaaatatttctataacaCACGCTAACTAAGAAGAGGTAGATCCGCGCATTTATGATTAAATTGAATCCGCCTTACAACCCATCCGTGGCGTTGAGTGAATAAAGAACTTattagaaaacagaaaaattacatCTGTACACCAAACTTTTAAATCGATCTTCATCCTTAAAAGACTCACTCATCCTCTTTCGAATCGTTTTCCAAATGGATAATTAAGTTTTTAGAACCGTGGATGTGTTTtaccaccaataaaccttctcccgtgGAAATTAATTCCAGTGGGATAACCTCCTTGGcaggaatcttcacatttattccttgactacttAACTATAGAGAGGACTGTAAGGAATTGGAACTTTGTCCTTATTCAAGCTTTtcttacatttagcaatttcaattgaaaaaagtacaaagggccaattcctcaCAGCCCACTCTCTATTTCAGTATtgaaggaataaatgtgaagattcccgtcAATAAggttttcaatataaaacaaGTGAAGTTATGGAAATGCGCGCTAGACAGTGTTATTGGGCGTGATGGTATGGTGGATGGAAATGGATAATAACTGATTGGATATCTCAATCTATCTGTAATGTGTGTGCTGTAATGCCATCTTCATCTCTTACTGGAGTTTTTAGGTTCAACTATACAGATAACAGTAGACTTTACATAACTTAAAATGTGATACATCTGAAGAGGGATAATTTAGTGAAAAGATCATGTATTAATCGATTTAATGtatggatattaaaaaaatatgttaatccATAATAAACGAATATTTATGTACTTGTTgtgattaaaattatatactaTTATAGTTTATATGGCACTATcctatttcaatataataagaTAACCATAAACTTATTGATAACTTATTTTAAAAGGACTAAAATTCAGCTTTCTGATAAATGGTCAATGAAAAAACGTCTAAGaatatgaaattacaaaaacaaaggTGACAATACTGTTTGACTTCCAAATTTGTTGTCTActgcttcttcttctttaatgacTTCGAGCAATCGTTAATTTATCACAGACCGACATAGCAACTAAAACTATAACACTGATTTATATTGTCCAAAAAATAATCAGTCAAATATTTACgtattttgttacaaattttgcAAAAGATCAATtgttattcttaaaaataatcaggctttatctaatttaataaatattgaactatATAAAAACAGGATAatgagaaattttcaacaattgttCGAGATATCAATGAGAAACAAAAAAGATAtaggatttaaaattttcagtaaattatTGGGAATAGAATGATATGATATCGCACTCCTATTTCAATAGTGccatatcacaaaaaaatataaaattcacatttttcgtCAAATGTATACTTTAAGATGATGTTTACAGGATTTATTAGTACCATATCATTAATACTAACAGATAACGAGTGATGCGCCAAGTGACACTATTACAATGAGTTACGACTGTTGCAACATAAACAGTGCCGTAAGCCATCTCATTCCGTCGAGAGAttatacaaaaatcaaaactgtaGTGCCATAACCACACTGATTTTTATGATAGAAAAAATCTTCAGATGCAGATCGGCAACAACTTTGACAGAgacataaatggaataaaagttttatcttcaaatataaaattcgtGAAATACGAGAAGGAAGAACCCGTTTTCTTTCAAGTCAAAACCTCTTATGGAAGTGAAGATTTCCAAGAGGTGGTTATATGAAATAGAGGAACAAAGAATGACTAATTAGATTCTGATCCCGGCCTACACAACTAAACCAAAGATTGacacaaacaataaaaaagactTAGTATCTTTATTTGAAGCCAGTGTGATTCCCAAGTCGTACCTACCTATTTATTACGCCATgctagaatttttatttaaaatcctCGTTCCATGTTgctcaatattattttgtttttctgttgtTCTTTCTTACACCAAACAGAGGTTTAAACATAACTTTTGTAGGCGAGTTGTAGTTTGAACTTTTTTGGATttgatatt is from Diorhabda sublineata isolate icDioSubl1.1 chromosome 1, icDioSubl1.1, whole genome shotgun sequence and encodes:
- the LOC130449211 gene encoding uncharacterized protein LOC130449211 isoform X1, which gives rise to MTKVCRLCLIKLQRGSKYFNINAVESFTGFMPYRDQLTTCIPEMALDLIPNPVICNNCRTALKSAYDFKIRCLFVEKKIQQHIEAQVGFNEISYDLSHISTDDVPPLNKLALLVPKIEETEEPTTLQPEKFLKIQSEEPIPTLESEDLSCSTNKETSDETLNIRPVKSHKPYKHYPRGRVSVNRLYSPTDEFVCNFCNESYKSLQFLRKHNNICSKSTQKETTKNILTKRPHLPTKAKNHLKKWLFRHTDHPYPTDQEKQMLMQETNLSLLQVENWFINARRRILQDLTKLKRRGLRTAEDIYDSPLGLEMDYEDLVPQTAISGQSPEEGINPLEEVDLPAPSEVLVKEEPEDIEEEQVDLAKVKCEVLENR
- the LOC130449211 gene encoding uncharacterized protein LOC130449211 isoform X2, translated to MTKVCRLCLIKLQRGSKYFNINAVESFTGFMPYRDQLTTCIPEMALDLIPNPVICNNCRTALKSAYDFKIRCLFVEKKIQQHIEAQVGFNEISYDLSHISTDDVPPLNKLALLVPKIEETEEPTTLQPEKFLKIQSEEPIPTLESEDLSCSTNKETSDETLNIRPVKSHKPYKHYPRGRVSVNRLYSPTDEFVCNFCNESYKSLQFLRKHNNICSKSTQKETTKNILTKRPHLPTKAKNHLKKWLFRHTDHPYPTDQEKQMLMQETNLSLLQVENWFINARRRILQDLTKLKRRGLRTEMDYEDLVPQTAISGQSPEEGINPLEEVDLPAPSEVLVKEEPEDIEEEQVDLAKVKCEVLENR